Proteins encoded by one window of Spirochaetaceae bacterium:
- a CDS encoding HEPN domain-containing protein, with amino-acid sequence MSVGKDPVTALYEEYGDLMRSLEAAGDVSAMSFVDSHFRKVLLLASASYFERELTDAVREFTEDVSGDDHVIVHMVVRKVIKRQYHTWFNWTGSNANQFFSMFGATFLGDSKDAVRRSDTLSKSVSAFLEIGNERNRVVHEDFVAFRMEKTSEEIYGLYGQARGFVDWFRRVLEEYR; translated from the coding sequence ATGTCCGTGGGAAAGGATCCAGTAACGGCATTGTATGAGGAATATGGGGATCTCATGAGGAGTTTGGAGGCTGCAGGAGATGTCTCCGCGATGAGCTTCGTGGATAGTCACTTTCGAAAGGTTTTGTTGTTGGCGTCTGCGAGCTATTTCGAACGTGAGTTAACAGACGCCGTGAGGGAGTTTACCGAGGACGTGAGCGGCGACGATCATGTAATAGTTCATATGGTCGTTCGCAAGGTCATCAAGAGGCAGTATCACACATGGTTCAATTGGACGGGGTCAAATGCGAATCAGTTCTTCAGCATGTTTGGGGCAACATTCTTAGGCGATTCGAAGGACGCGGTGCGCCGTAGTGATACACTGTCCAAGTCGGTGAGTGCGTTCTTGGAGATAGGGAACGAGCGAAACCGTGTTGTACACGAAGACTTCGTCGCGTTTAGGATGGAGAAAACCTCGGAGGAGATATACGGACTATATGGCCAAGCTAGAGGGTTCGTTGACTGGTTTAGGAGAGTACTTGAGGAGTACAGGTGA
- a CDS encoding DUF309 domain-containing protein — protein MNEPLPQPYLECIRRYNAGSHWHAHEVLEDLWRATGDPERRLFFQGVIQLAAAFVHAERGNMRGVRRLLAKAAAKLAAVPSPYLALDLTALLEAMAAADREAQAVAADPRRIFDWHCKPRLALLPVSCAPAEE, from the coding sequence ATGAACGAGCCACTACCTCAGCCGTACCTGGAGTGCATCAGGCGCTACAACGCCGGCAGCCACTGGCACGCGCACGAGGTCCTGGAGGATCTGTGGCGGGCCACCGGCGACCCCGAGCGGCGCCTGTTCTTTCAGGGCGTCATTCAACTGGCGGCCGCGTTCGTGCACGCCGAGCGCGGCAACATGCGCGGCGTGCGGCGGTTGCTGGCCAAGGCGGCGGCCAAGTTGGCGGCGGTTCCGTCACCCTACTTGGCGCTCGACCTCACGGCTCTGCTGGAGGCGATGGCGGCGGCCGATCGCGAGGCGCAGGCGGTGGCAGCCGATCCGCGGCGCATCTTCGACTGGCATTGCAAGCCGCGCCTGGCACTGCTGCCCGTAAGTTGCGCCCCGGCAGAGGAGTGA
- a CDS encoding DUF262 domain-containing protein produces the protein MSENGRVDWYDDADDSIHDLQVEEYDITVSPNDFSVMTLCSFVERGSVRIPGFQRNFVWDIGRASRLIESLILGLPVPQLFLYEQGKNRFLVIDGQQRLMSIYYFIKKRFPRSSRRADIRREFDRGGQVPENMLHDDKYFQTFNLRLSDDRPRRRNRFRGLNYSTLSEDHKTQLDMRPIRNIVVKQSAPEDDQSSIFEIFNRLNSGGVNLRPQEIRTSMYHSDFYTMLYRINAENAIWRRLVGASDPDLHMKDIEILLRGFAMLVDRDKYASSMVRFLNQFSFSCRGLNAEKIQYLELLFTSFLKACASLPEDVFMTKRGRFNIALYEAVFTVACKQAFADKGTVGGKLWAREIRRLSTDTTFLSAAAQGTTQKANVDKRLERAEALIQIH, from the coding sequence ATGAGCGAAAACGGGCGAGTTGATTGGTACGACGACGCGGACGATAGCATTCATGATCTTCAGGTCGAGGAGTATGATATCACGGTGTCGCCAAACGATTTTAGTGTGATGACGCTCTGCAGCTTTGTCGAAAGAGGGTCAGTAAGGATTCCAGGATTCCAACGGAATTTCGTTTGGGATATCGGGCGGGCATCAAGGCTCATTGAATCCTTGATATTGGGTCTTCCAGTTCCCCAGCTGTTTCTTTACGAGCAAGGGAAGAATCGTTTCTTGGTAATTGATGGCCAGCAACGCTTGATGTCGATTTACTATTTCATCAAGAAGCGCTTCCCTCGTAGTTCGAGACGTGCCGATATCCGACGGGAATTCGACCGAGGCGGTCAAGTGCCGGAGAATATGTTGCATGACGATAAGTACTTCCAGACTTTCAACTTGCGGCTGTCGGACGATAGACCTCGTCGTCGGAACCGGTTTCGGGGTCTCAACTATTCCACGTTGAGCGAAGACCACAAGACTCAGCTAGACATGCGCCCGATTCGGAACATCGTAGTCAAACAGAGCGCGCCGGAGGATGATCAGTCCTCAATATTCGAGATCTTCAATAGACTCAACTCCGGCGGCGTGAACTTGCGACCCCAAGAAATCAGGACGAGCATGTATCACTCTGACTTCTACACGATGCTCTATCGGATAAACGCGGAAAATGCAATTTGGAGAAGACTCGTTGGTGCGAGTGATCCAGACTTACACATGAAAGACATCGAGATACTGCTGCGCGGCTTCGCAATGTTGGTGGACCGCGATAAGTACGCTTCCTCGATGGTAAGATTCTTGAATCAATTCTCATTCAGCTGTAGAGGGCTAAACGCAGAGAAGATTCAATACTTGGAGCTCTTGTTCACTTCGTTCCTGAAGGCTTGCGCATCCTTGCCGGAGGATGTTTTTATGACAAAGCGAGGCCGATTTAACATCGCTTTGTATGAAGCCGTATTCACCGTCGCCTGCAAACAGGCATTCGCGGACAAGGGCACAGTTGGCGGGAAGCTGTGGGCGAGGGAGATCCGCAGGCTCTCGACCGACACGACCTTTCTTTCGGCAGCCGCACAAGGTACGACGCAGAAAGCGAATGTCGATAAGAGGCTGGAGCGCGCTGAGGCACTCATACAGATTCACTAG
- a CDS encoding pyridoxal-phosphate dependent enzyme, whose amino-acid sequence MIPERPHAPKTDAGLPTAADVRAAAARIGPYIHRTPVFTSAYLDGESGARLFFKAENLQKVGAFKMRGATNFVLQLSAAEARRGVVTHSSGNHGQAVAAAARARGVPATVVMPRSSSAVKRAAVAGYGARVELCADGDAARAAAAGRIQAEQGATLIHPYGHARIVAGQGTLALELFEQVAALDAVVAPVGGGGCLSGISVAARGLHPEIAVFGAEPAAADDAARSLAAGRIIPVERPATVADGLRTSLAPLTFALLRTGRVAILTVAESDIIAAMRLIWTRMKLVVEPSAAVTLAAVLAHPEPFRGRRVGLVLTGGNVDLDHLAIGP is encoded by the coding sequence GTGATCCCGGAGCGACCGCACGCACCAAAGACCGACGCCGGGCTGCCGACGGCAGCGGACGTGCGCGCGGCAGCCGCGCGCATCGGACCCTACATCCACCGCACGCCGGTGTTCACCAGTGCGTACCTGGACGGCGAGAGCGGCGCGCGGCTGTTCTTCAAGGCCGAGAACCTGCAGAAGGTGGGGGCGTTCAAGATGCGCGGCGCCACCAACTTCGTGCTCCAGCTCAGCGCCGCCGAGGCGCGGCGCGGCGTGGTGACCCACTCATCCGGCAATCACGGCCAGGCGGTGGCGGCGGCGGCACGCGCCCGCGGCGTGCCGGCCACGGTGGTGATGCCGCGCAGCTCTTCGGCGGTGAAGCGGGCGGCGGTGGCCGGCTACGGGGCGCGCGTGGAGCTGTGCGCCGACGGCGATGCGGCGCGCGCCGCGGCGGCCGGGCGGATACAGGCCGAGCAGGGCGCCACGCTCATCCACCCGTACGGCCACGCGCGCATCGTCGCCGGCCAGGGCACGCTGGCGCTGGAACTGTTCGAGCAGGTTGCGGCGCTGGACGCGGTAGTGGCGCCGGTGGGCGGCGGCGGCTGCCTGAGCGGCATCAGCGTGGCGGCGCGCGGCCTGCACCCGGAGATCGCCGTATTTGGCGCCGAGCCCGCCGCGGCCGACGACGCGGCGCGCTCCCTTGCCGCCGGGCGCATCATCCCCGTCGAACGGCCGGCCACGGTGGCCGACGGCTTGCGCACCTCCCTGGCCCCGCTCACCTTCGCCCTGCTGCGTACCGGCCGCGTGGCGATCCTCACCGTGGCGGAGTCCGACATCATCGCCGCCATGCGGCTCATCTGGACGCGCATGAAGCTTGTCGTCGAACCCTCCGCCGCGGTCACCCTCGCGGCGGTGCTCGCCCATCCGGAGCCGTTCCGCGGGCGGCGCGTCGGCCTGGTCCTGACCGGGGGCAACGTGGACCTCGACCACCTGGCGATCGGTCCGTAA